The following proteins are encoded in a genomic region of Thermomicrobiales bacterium:
- the secE gene encoding preprotein translocase subunit SecE, translating into MSTRTTSKGAQRSGLIGSLQTLVRDTMAEIRKVSWPDQETTRNLTLLVIAMAAILGAILGGIDAIFIRIWEWIPS; encoded by the coding sequence ATGTCGACCAGGACGACAAGCAAGGGCGCGCAGCGCTCGGGACTTATTGGGTCGCTCCAGACGCTGGTGCGGGACACGATGGCGGAAATCCGCAAGGTGTCATGGCCGGATCAGGAAACGACACGGAATCTGACGCTGCTCGTCATCGCGATGGCGGCGATCCTTGGGGCGATTCTGGGCGGGATCGACGCGATCTTTATCCGGATCTGGGAGTGGATCCCGTCCTGA